The DNA window TTGTTGAGCAAGcacaaaaaaatatagaaaatattttccaaacaaaCCGACCCTAAATTACAACTTTACCTAACCAAAAGACTTCAATTCTAAAATCATAAGAGCCAAATGAAATGAGAGAAACAAAGAGCAAATGCCAAATGGAAACTGAAAAGTGTTCCACATCAAGACTAGGGAAAGAACAGTtcaataagaagaaaaaaaaaattctcaaagaaGATTGTAATTGTAGGAATGTAACCTTTGCAGAAAGACCATTGTTATCACAAAGTTTTACTGTGTGATTCATTATACAAAAGCATTAGATGtaccataaaaaaaaaaaaacaatcgaAAATCGGCAATTCGATACGCCTCATTTTTTTTTACATGCCACACTTGTTAACTTCTCTCGTCTACTACTGCATTTTCTTCCGTTTTTGTTCTCGTATATTACTATCGACTATTTCAAACAACACTAAATGCTGATTGTAAGGTGGAAGAAAATCTTGAGGCAATGGTCTGGGTGGCAAACTGTTGAATCTGCTTCTTGGCATCTGAAAGAAAGAAaggaccaaaatataattttattgctAATGATATACAAGGTGAAAAAAGCAGCTCGAGAATGGGGCAATGATGCATGCTTCGGATGGTACATGCACTCGAACCGAGAATACATGCAGAAACAAAAGCAAATATATAACTGTTGAATCACTACCTTGACGGTTGGATATCGTTATGCAAACCGATAACACCAATTGTGCAGTGAAATGACCGATAAAAAGTAGTATATGTTATTCTTCTCTTTTAAGATACTGTGATCATCATAGCATCCATGTGAAAAACATTGTATTATCCCTGTGAAAAGTCATCTTGGTATCTAACCTAGAAGTCAATACAAGCGATCTAGAAATCTAGTTATAAACTGATTCGAAAATCTCTTTCGCATGTATCACAAACCTATCTTCCATCAAATACAATAAGATTTCCGCTCGAAAAATCTAGACCAAGTCATGAATCATAATTAAGCTAACAATCAGCATGCCATTTCCTTGCATCAATATGATGCCATACCGAACTAATTTGGTAAAGAAGTTGCATAAAAGAATTCTAGAATGCATAGCTAGACTAAGGCTAAAACTTACACAGTGGCGCATTCAAAGAAGTATTGTGATTATAATAAATAAACCAACCTTTGCGACATTTGGTGAAGCCGACGATATTGGCAATGTTGAGAGTCAAACAAACTCCAATGACGAGGAGATAATCAGCTTGAAACCTTATGAGAGAGAATATTCCAAGCACAATCCATGCCACCGcctgaaaatttaaataaagaatTAATGAATTCGATCATTCAGGACACAATTATACCTCTCTATACATAGTAAGCCACAGGACAAACTTACTGAAAGGTAAAGGGTCCACCAAAATAGCCATGAATCTTTCTTGTTCATCCTAGCCAACGACTAAAGCAAACAAGCAACAGCAAACAATTGAGAGACTTCGTAATGTTATATCCGAAAGTAAATGTACGGTTTGAAACAAAGTGCTCACCTCTTGGTCGAGACATTCAAATCTCCATACACTCTCGCCGAGATCGTTAATTTCGTTCCACCACCTCAAACCGACTAATATACGCCCACTAACATTCTTAACCACCCAAAAATCAAGGGCGGAAAGAAGAACAGTCACCACAAATATGATCACAAAGCTGTTGAAAAAGAGAGCTGAAAGGATGTAAAAAGCCAATGCTGCAGCCTGCAAGGAACAAGAAGGTAAGACATCAACACGGAACAAAGGCGAACAAATCGACGGAACAAAGATACCTAGATGCAGAAAAAACAATTCACCTTGAAGAGAACATGAAAGAAACAAGTCTTGGGGTTGGCATAATTTTCAACTGGAGGCTGCACAAgaacaaaaacatttaaaatcaatatataagcAATCAAACCAGTACCCCAAGTACCAAATAAACAGCTGGATCTGAAATTAGTAACATTTCTATCTAATTTTCATGTTCCGAACAAGTATACAATGGCCAGATAAGCAAATGGGAACTCTATTTTGTTCAATTTCATCATCTGCTTCAACCAAAACATTGAGGCAAACATAAAGTTGAAACCTTTACCGTCTAAAGTTGGATCTTGGGATCTAATTTGAATAACCCAGAATTggttattgaaattgtgtttagaAATGGTTAGTTTTCATCTGTTttatcaaaaaccaatcaaaaggGTACCCTTCAAAATCGAAATATCTCACAAAAAACTCAGATCTACCAGTCCAACAGTCCAATACGTAGAACAAATAGTTACAAATTTGATAAACCGGCAAAAAGAAACTGAAGGGAAGGAGAAACAGAGAGAGGGATCAACTCACCTGACTAAAATCCATTACGGGAAGACAACGAATTATGGATTTTTGAGTCTTTTTGGCGAATTTACAGGGATTTAGTAAAAAATATTGACTTTCTTTTCCCTCCCTAAAGACGAGACAGAATTTTCTTTTGTGCAGACGGAAAACTTTTTCTTGAATctgtttttggttttcttttctttatagaTCCAGCTGAAACAAGGGATATTTACGAAGGATGGTCCCTAATATTCGAGGAATTACTCAGGTTTACCCTTCTAGATTTTCAGGTCTGTTATTTACCACCCAAACCCCGCAAAAATCAATCACAAAAGGCTTAATACATAATTTGGTAcctgaatttaatattttttaatgtaatatTGTGTTAATTTCTTGtctaattttaatatatgaatgtgaaagtgtTAGTTTTTTAGTCTTCAATTCGGATTTTGGGTTGATTCGACGAATTTTCATAATTAGCTATTATGAAAATTCATCGAATCAACCCAAAATCCGAATTAAATCATATtcgtattttacaaattaaatacaaaataaaacaaattacaattaaaattaaaattattctattaataaaatcatgaaaaattcaaatttaataatattaacaattaattttcatcaaattaatcctaaaccttgaattaaacactaaaaaattaacaGTGTAACCTTTGGATACCAAATTGTATAACATTTGTCAAATAcagatacaaaattaaataaaaaataacacagATACCACATTAGAAAAACTTGTCAAACTCGAGTACCTAATAACATATTAAGCCACGACAAAAATGCTTtagatttgaaaaatatttttaaaaaaattaaacccattTTAGATATAGGTTAAGTTCAAGCTCTGTTATTTAGAGATTGTGTGCGACGACTcgttttgaaatttataatatatttattttctttgaaatttatatataatgtaaaaatttaaaatatatgtttacatttaaaattttaataaaagaaaaaatatataatgataataaaggtaaatataaattaataattatatatattttttaaagtaatataaattaaataactcaAACACGATTCAGCCCTTGAATACTCTAATATGGATGACATGGataattcatataaaattagataattttttgttgaacaatctcattatagtttatgatcatatttttttttacataataccTAAATCTACACATAACCTCtcttcaacccataaataagaggataatacgcttGAACAGACTCACATTTGCATTCTTAggtattaataaaaatacatatatttattgaGCTAAGACTCAACACGTtgataaaccttaaaatattagGCGGTGGATTCAACTAATATTTAGgatcctgaattttaattttcttttaaatataaacaaataataattattcactAACACGTATTTACTAGTCttttaaaagtatatattattagaaaaaagtcctttaaaaaatttttaaaaaaaattagcagGTTAGATCATAATCGAATTAACACACAAATTTAAAGAGGGAATAATTAAGAactgataaaaaataaaaaaaataaagacaaaaatattaaactagttttataaatgttttaataaatattcttgatttttattaaaattttaattaattaattaattatatttgtatTAAAACAGTGGTGATACATGGTCCAATAGAATGAGAGGCTGTGGATATAACCAAGGTATGGTGTGGTAGGACGGTGTTGGCTTATCCTCATCACTTGTTATACACTTGGTGAGGGCCATAAAAACAAGGTGCTACAACACTCGTTTCAAATTTCAGTTACTAACTCAAAGCAAAGCAAAAGGCAAAAAAGCCATGTCAAAGCTGGTGGTGTTGCAGCCCACAAAGCAGCCTCCCATCtccctcctctcttcctctctttcCCACTTCAATGGCACCAAGCTCTGCCAAATCCAGGTCCCTCTCTCTCTATCTCTATTGTAAAGTTGGTTCCTTTGGGGTTGCAATTAGGGAaagtttaaaacttttttttttgcaattgctCTGTCTTTTTCTACACCTGGTTGCAGTACAAGAGAAAGGTATATCAGCCAAAAGGTGCATTGCATATTGCAGCATCCAGCACCAAGAAGATTCTCATAATGGGAGGCACTAGGTTCATTGGTGTGTTTTTATCAAGACTCCTTGTAAAAGAGGGTCATCAGGTACTAATTTTGCATCTATTCTTGTGGTTGGAACCTAATGGAAgggctatatatataaatataattataattcttttgGCAGGTTACTTTGTTTACTAGAGGTAAAGCACCAGTTACTCAACAATTGCCTGGTGAATCAGACAGTGACTACGCTGAGTTTAAATCCAAGGTTATTTATGCCTTAACAATTCTGCTTCTTTTACTTGATTCCACAAGACTAATGTGTGTGCTCGATTTCGTTTTCCCGGTTTTTCACTAGATTTTGCATTTGAAAGGAGATAGAATGGACTTCGATTTTGTGAAATCCAGTCTTTCTGCAGAAGGCTACGATGTTGTGTACGACATAAATGGTATCCGCCCGGTTCTCTTTCCGTGTTTTACTTTCCACTAGGATAGACCTGTTTATCAATACATCATAAAGAATATGATTTTCAGGACGAGAGGCGGCCGAAGTTGAACCGATACTGGATGCACTCCCGAACTTAGAACAGTAAGCTTTGGAATCATTCCGTTGCAAATAGATATCAACAGATATCAATGGTTCAATaccaaaaggatttgaatttataGTTTTGCAGCTAGCTAGCAACTCGAAAGGATTGGTTATGTGTCTAAAAATGGTGTCGATACCATATTCTTCATATCTGCATTCTTCATTTACTAACAGATACTTAAAGCTCTGCTAATTCTCAGGTTCATATACTGCTCCTCAGCAGGTGTTTACCTTAAATCTGATATGTTACCACATTGTGAGGTACGattgtcaatttcattcatgttTCATTGCCATGTATGTTACtggtgtatgtatatgtatatatgtgtgtgtgtgtgtatgtgtgtatcATCTTTTCTAATTTGTTTGTGGCCTGGTGATAGACCGATGCCGTTGATCCGAAGAGTAGGCACAAGGGAAAACTTAATACCGAGAGCTTACTGGAGTCGAGGGATGTTAACTGGACATCTGTGAGACCAGTCTACATATATGGACCTTTGAATTATAACCCTGTTGAAGAATGGTTCTTCCACCGATTGAAAGCTGGTCGCCCTATTCCAATTCCGAACTCTGGAGTGCAAATAACCCAACTTGGTCATGTCAAGGTTAGTGAAACTGCAACACTGCTATATATGATTTTTACCCCCCTTGCACTATTGAGTGAGGATGATGTAACACAGTGGTGAACTCCAGGACTTGGCAACGGCTTTCATTGAGGTTCTTGGTAATGAAAAGGCCAGCAAGCAGGTGTTCAACATTTCGGGAGAAAAGTACGTGACCTTCGATGGATTAGCAAAGGCTTGCGCCAAGGTATCTCGAACCTTTCACCATCGAGAAAAGATCAAAGTCAAAATGAGTACTTGCTAATTACTGAATTTGTTGTTCTTCATCCAGGCTGGTGGATTTCCCGAACCTGAGATTGTTCACTACAACCCAAAGGAGTTTGACTTCGGTAAAAAGAAGGCATTCCCGTTCCGAGATCAGGTAAATCTTGACACAAACTTCAGATGAAATGATTTAAAGAACTTGAAAGTATTGATCATAGCATGGAGATGTTCACACTTTGTTCATGTATATTGCAGCATTTCTTCGCATCGGTTGAAAAAGCAAAGCATGTGCTAGGATGGAAACCGGAATTTGACCTAGTCGAAGGACTCACAGACTCGTATAACCTAGATTTCGGCAGGGGAACATTCAGGAAGGAGGCTGATTTTTCGACCGATGACATGATTCTCGGCAAAAGTTTTGTTCTCCAATCATAAGACATTCATCTCATCATCACTTTCAAATTTTGCCTCTTCAAGTTGGCATATATAATAACTATGAAAAATGTATCAATTCTCatattaatacaaactatatgtaTTGTTGCTTAATCAATTTGGAATGTGGAATTGTTGTAGCCATGCACAAGCAAAAGAGCATTGTTCCCTTTCTGGCATGTATC is part of the Gossypium hirsutum isolate 1008001.06 chromosome D11, Gossypium_hirsutum_v2.1, whole genome shotgun sequence genome and encodes:
- the LOC107927243 gene encoding chloroplast stem-loop binding protein of 41 kDa b, chloroplastic gives rise to the protein MSKLVVLQPTKQPPISLLSSSLSHFNGTKLCQIQYKRKVYQPKGALHIAASSTKKILIMGGTRFIGVFLSRLLVKEGHQVTLFTRGKAPVTQQLPGESDSDYAEFKSKILHLKGDRMDFDFVKSSLSAEGYDVVYDINGREAAEVEPILDALPNLEQFIYCSSAGVYLKSDMLPHCETDAVDPKSRHKGKLNTESLLESRDVNWTSVRPVYIYGPLNYNPVEEWFFHRLKAGRPIPIPNSGVQITQLGHVKDLATAFIEVLGNEKASKQVFNISGEKYVTFDGLAKACAKAGGFPEPEIVHYNPKEFDFGKKKAFPFRDQHFFASVEKAKHVLGWKPEFDLVEGLTDSYNLDFGRGTFRKEADFSTDDMILGKSFVLQS
- the LOC107927311 gene encoding Golgi apparatus membrane protein-like protein ECHIDNA codes for the protein MDFSQPPVENYANPKTCFFHVLFKAAALAFYILSALFFNSFVIIFVVTVLLSALDFWVVKNVSGRILVGLRWWNEINDLGESVWRFECLDQESLARMNKKDSWLFWWTLYLSAVAWIVLGIFSLIRFQADYLLVIGVCLTLNIANIVGFTKCRKDAKKQIQQFATQTIASRFSSTLQSAFSVV